One window from the genome of Epinephelus moara isolate mb chromosome 21, YSFRI_EMoa_1.0, whole genome shotgun sequence encodes:
- the apoda.1 gene encoding apolipoprotein Da, duplicate 1: MKLPFVLGFAFILPLIRAQVPHWGPCPEPAVQPAFNLRQFMGRWFEIAKLPAQFEKGRCIETNFTLTTDNSIRVVSSEILQGELRKIVGTGVIEDLKNPAKLGISYSYVLPYSPYWILSTDYTNVALVYSCTDILRLFHVDFAWILGRTRTLPDATIQRAMQIFANNNIDVTRMIPSKQQGCNKTL, from the exons ATGAAGTTAccttttgttttgggttttgcCTTCATCCTCCCGCTCATCAGGGCTCAGGTGCCTCATTGGGGACCTTGTCCAGAGCCAGCTGTTCAGCCGGCGTTCAACCTTAGACAG TTCATGGGGAGATGGTTTGAAATTGCCAAACTGCCAGCCCAGTTTGAGAAAGGCCGGTGCATCGAAACCAATTTCACTCTGACGACAGACAACTCCATTCGAGTGGTCAGCTCTGAAATACT acaaggaGAGCTGAGGAAAATCGTAGGGACTGGAGTCATAGAGGATCTGAAGAACCCGGCCAAGCTGGGAATAAGCTATTCCTACG TCCTGCCCTACTCCCCTTACTGGATCCTGTCCACTGACTACACAAACGTGGCCCTCGTGTACTCCTGCACGGACATCCTGAGGCTCTTCCACGTCGACTTTGCCTGGATCCTGGGCAGAACGAGAACCCTGCCAGACGCCACCATCCAGAGAGCCATGCAGATCTTTGCCAACAACAACATCGACGTGACCAGGATGATTCCCAGCAAGCAGCAGGGCTGTAACAAAACTCTCTGA
- the LOC126383207 gene encoding COP9 signalosome complex subunit 9, with the protein MPLKDQSNSTVAMKPAVDEMFPEGAGPYVDLDEAGGSTGLLMDLAANEKAVHSDFFNDFEDLFDDDDIQ; encoded by the exons ATGCCACTAAAGGATCAATCCAACTCGACCGTCGCCATGAAACCAGCGGTGGACGAGATGTTTCCTGAGGGCGCGGGGCCGTACGTTGATCTGGATGAG GCTGGGGGAAGCACAGGACTGCTGATGGACCTGGCTGCCAATGAAAAGGCAGTTCACTCAGACTTCTTTAATG ATTTTGAGGATCTGTTTGACGATGATGACATCCAGTGA